One segment of Bacteroides caecimuris DNA contains the following:
- a CDS encoding DUF4304 domain-containing protein, with the protein MYIKELSKGIKIKGFKKNSLTWLCQCDPFVYMFRIEPGKYCDKNWQYYTLEIGIYSSDVFALCWGKVPKGKSVKNTDCCLRGSISDFFQENGDIEFYEDVDVKELQERINFLIEKDIIPFFNKIKSFEKLYRIMLFYEEKAIQQELHQIYIACIEYIMNKKNDALIRLEKINNQVWKKKAQEVIMRMTNKQLSAENN; encoded by the coding sequence ATGTATATCAAAGAACTATCGAAAGGAATAAAAATAAAAGGTTTTAAAAAGAATAGCTTAACTTGGTTATGCCAATGTGATCCTTTTGTTTATATGTTCAGAATTGAACCAGGCAAATATTGTGATAAAAATTGGCAATATTATACTTTGGAGATAGGAATCTATTCTTCAGATGTTTTTGCTTTGTGTTGGGGTAAAGTGCCAAAGGGTAAAAGTGTAAAAAATACAGATTGTTGTTTGAGAGGTAGCATTTCTGATTTCTTTCAAGAAAATGGCGACATTGAATTTTATGAAGATGTAGATGTAAAGGAATTACAAGAAAGAATAAATTTCTTAATTGAAAAAGATATTATTCCTTTCTTTAATAAAATAAAATCATTTGAAAAGCTATATAGAATAATGCTTTTCTACGAAGAAAAGGCTATTCAACAAGAATTGCATCAAATATATATTGCTTGTATTGAATATATAATGAATAAAAAAAATGATGCTTTAATACGATTAGAGAAAATCAATAATCAAGTATGGAAGAAGAAGGCACAAGAAGTAATAATGAGAATGACTAACAAACAACTAAGTGCTGAAAACAATTAG
- a CDS encoding sigma-54-dependent transcriptional regulator — protein MDKTKIIVVEDNIVYCEFVCNLLAREGFRTVQAFHLSTAKKYLQQAADGDIVVSDLRLPDGNGIDLLRWMRKEGMMQPFIIMTDYAEVHTAVESMKLGSLDYIPKQLVEDKLVPLLRTILKERNIGRSRMPVFARDGSAFQKIMHRIRLVAPTDMSVLIFGENGTGKEHIAHLLHDKSKRAGKPFVAVDCGSLTKELAPSAFFGHVRGAFTGADSAKKGYFHEAEGGTLFLDEVGNLAPETQQMLLRAIQERRYRPVGDRTDRSFNVRIIAATNENLEKAVNEKRFRQDLLYRLHDFEITVPPLRDCQEDIMPLAEFFREIANNELECKVSGFSSEARKALLTHSWPGNVRELRQKIMGAVLQAQTGLVTKEHLELGITETTSVTGFSLRNKEEDKERIIRALKQADGNRKVAAELLGIGRTTLYNKLEEYGLKYKFEQS, from the coding sequence ATGGATAAGACAAAAATCATAGTGGTGGAGGACAACATCGTGTATTGCGAGTTTGTCTGCAACCTGCTGGCACGTGAGGGATTCCGTACCGTGCAGGCGTTCCACCTCTCGACCGCGAAGAAATATCTGCAACAAGCCGCAGACGGGGACATCGTGGTTTCAGACCTGCGTCTGCCCGACGGCAACGGTATCGACCTGTTGCGCTGGATGCGCAAGGAAGGCATGATGCAGCCGTTCATTATCATGACCGACTATGCCGAAGTGCATACGGCGGTCGAAAGTATGAAACTCGGTTCGCTGGACTACATACCCAAACAACTCGTGGAGGACAAACTTGTACCTCTGCTCCGTACCATACTGAAAGAGCGGAATATCGGGCGAAGTCGTATGCCCGTCTTTGCCCGTGACGGTTCCGCCTTTCAGAAAATCATGCACCGGATAAGGCTGGTAGCCCCCACCGACATGAGCGTGCTGATATTCGGGGAGAACGGTACGGGCAAAGAGCATATCGCCCATCTGCTGCACGACAAGAGCAAGCGGGCAGGAAAACCGTTTGTGGCTGTGGACTGCGGTTCACTCACCAAAGAGCTTGCACCGTCGGCATTCTTCGGACACGTCAGAGGGGCGTTCACCGGTGCGGACAGTGCCAAGAAAGGATATTTCCATGAAGCCGAAGGCGGCACGCTGTTTTTGGACGAAGTGGGCAACCTTGCACCGGAAACCCAACAGATGCTTCTGCGTGCCATACAGGAGCGGCGATACCGCCCCGTTGGTGACAGGACGGATAGAAGTTTCAATGTCCGTATTATCGCTGCCACCAACGAGAATCTGGAAAAGGCGGTCAATGAAAAGCGTTTCCGGCAGGACTTGCTGTACCGTCTGCACGACTTCGAGATAACCGTTCCGCCGCTGCGTGATTGTCAGGAAGACATCATGCCGCTGGCAGAGTTTTTCCGCGAGATTGCCAATAATGAATTGGAGTGCAAGGTTAGCGGATTCAGCTCCGAAGCACGGAAAGCGTTGCTGACCCATTCATGGCCGGGCAACGTGCGCGAGCTTCGTCAGAAAATCATGGGCGCGGTGTTGCAGGCACAGACGGGACTTGTCACGAAAGAGCATCTGGAACTTGGAATAACCGAAACAACCTCTGTTACCGGCTTCTCCCTGCGCAACAAAGAGGAAGATAAAGAGCGGATTATACGCGCTTTGAAGCAAGCTGACGGGAACCGCAAGGTCGCCGCCGAACTGCTTGGAATAGGCAGGACAACACTCTATAATAAACTGGAAGAATATGGATTGAAATATAAATTTGAGCAATCATAG
- a CDS encoding helix-turn-helix transcriptional regulator produces MRLTALLRHTADIYPIHSVSLHSIADKAEELVKKRYSVSRMVREMESFAHDAEVLRLIVGTFKSVPVQPTLKMRDYKPYMALVACSPEDFAFCYLCNDLVAVYETECRTPELMFFCDLLRCMRGRSYLNCVTNRVCDYFFRARRDTLRHISSPLKGSEMQYAESRLKELEKAVFRLKVKMYKWHTFTAEELAGMCGMSYSHFRSRFEEYYGCSATDWLRQERISRIKEDLSYRPELALKEVAERNRFLSASNFSDFCNQQVLKTPGELKKEGYEEWCERRMKYWNSES; encoded by the coding sequence ATGAGATTGACAGCCCTGCTACGGCACACAGCCGATATATATCCCATACACTCCGTAAGCCTGCACAGCATAGCAGACAAGGCGGAAGAGCTTGTAAAGAAACGCTACTCCGTAAGCCGTATGGTACGCGAAATGGAGAGTTTCGCCCATGATGCAGAGGTGCTGCGCCTGATTGTCGGCACGTTCAAATCCGTTCCTGTCCAGCCTACATTGAAAATGCGTGACTATAAGCCTTACATGGCTCTTGTGGCATGCTCGCCTGAAGATTTTGCATTCTGCTACCTGTGCAATGACCTCGTAGCCGTCTATGAAACGGAGTGCCGGACACCGGAACTGATGTTTTTCTGCGACCTGCTCCGCTGCATGAGGGGACGCTCCTATCTTAACTGTGTGACCAACCGGGTGTGCGACTACTTTTTCAGGGCGCGCCGTGACACCCTCCGCCATATCTCCAGCCCTCTGAAGGGATCTGAAATGCAATATGCGGAAAGCCGTCTGAAAGAACTGGAAAAAGCGGTCTTCCGCCTGAAAGTGAAGATGTATAAGTGGCACACCTTTACAGCAGAGGAGCTGGCAGGGATGTGTGGCATGAGCTATTCCCATTTCCGAAGCCGTTTTGAAGAATATTACGGCTGTTCCGCGACCGACTGGCTCCGGCAGGAGCGCATAAGCCGTATAAAAGAAGATCTTTCGTACCGTCCGGAACTTGCCCTGAAGGAAGTGGCTGAACGCAACCGGTTCCTCTCTGCAAGTAATTTTTCCGACTTCTGCAACCAGCAGGTTCTCAAGACACCTGGAGAACTGAAAAAAGAGGGATATGAGGAATGGTGCGAGAGAAGGATGAAATACTGGAACAGTGAATCATGA
- a CDS encoding DUF4375 domain-containing protein — MQWIKKLFRIRCSEQITEELIERLPADKLCRKYIDGELASDMESEVFDSIMCAVELHAEVINGGFNQYYYNSGGERAQKAEDTFVKLGADRIADVVKRANDQYAANRDELQSVWDGTKEGFAHGYKEKLFDTFDDEYYALMKNDRQLYTMIGTYIKQHPQEFLTGMTK; from the coding sequence ATGCAATGGATAAAGAAACTGTTTAGGATAAGATGCTCCGAACAGATAACGGAAGAGTTGATAGAGCGTCTTCCTGCCGATAAACTCTGCCGGAAATACATTGACGGAGAGCTGGCAAGCGATATGGAGAGCGAAGTGTTCGACAGCATAATGTGCGCGGTGGAACTGCACGCGGAAGTCATCAACGGCGGTTTCAACCAATACTACTACAATTCCGGTGGCGAACGTGCGCAAAAAGCCGAGGACACCTTTGTCAAGCTCGGAGCAGACCGGATCGCTGATGTCGTGAAACGAGCCAACGACCAATATGCCGCCAACCGTGATGAACTGCAATCGGTATGGGACGGAACGAAGGAAGGATTCGCCCACGGCTATAAAGAGAAGCTCTTTGATACCTTCGATGATGAGTACTATGCCTTGATGAAGAATGACCGGCAACTCTACACGATGATAGGCACATACATCAAACAGCATCCGCAGGAGTTTCTTACAGGAATGACCAAGTGA
- a CDS encoding NTF2 fold immunity protein translates to MEDLEIKQEIERTIIAFFTEMNGWEIYCEDIDNNPDLSEKEKTELMKLKISSIFIQFCTSKDRKMGLPNCLSWGLEGSYKYDPSKETITDIERVTKNKFHVYTCIEKGLMKELHCYVCVCKSNKWLIDSKKRKWGDDTKWSNIYL, encoded by the coding sequence ATGGAAGATTTAGAAATAAAACAGGAAATAGAAAGAACAATCATCGCATTTTTCACAGAAATGAATGGTTGGGAAATATATTGTGAAGATATAGACAATAATCCTGATTTGTCGGAAAAAGAAAAAACAGAATTGATGAAGTTGAAAATAAGTTCTATTTTCATCCAATTCTGTACCTCAAAGGACAGAAAAATGGGTTTACCGAATTGCCTTTCATGGGGACTTGAAGGCAGTTATAAATATGACCCCAGTAAAGAAACTATCACAGACATAGAAAGAGTTACAAAAAACAAGTTCCATGTATATACATGTATCGAAAAAGGATTGATGAAGGAACTTCATTGCTATGTCTGTGTATGTAAATCAAATAAGTGGCTTATTGATAGTAAAAAAAGAAAATGGGGCGATGATACAAAATGGTCTAACATTTACTTATAG
- a CDS encoding ATP-binding protein, with translation MKSYRILVAAGYISIFILSLLVAYTYHNEQNTLALSEEENRKASELRKNINRLNIRITGLSLLGETVSEWKEGDAEQYHQQRMVIDSTLCVFCEVFSSERVGIDSIRDILASKEVQMRELADIHSRQRTLNRRIADKVPFIVRQSANESPRKTKRKGFLGIFGKKEETKPSATTSMLCSLNNDVIAKQKAQNRILSEQTDSVAAHNAALNSQLRRLIRHIDNNVQTDLKERETEIATMRKKSFRQIGSLALSILLLLLVLFIIIHRDAIRIKRYRLKTSDLIGQLQQSVEQNEALIASRKKAVHTITHELRTPLTAITGYAGLMQKDCDVDKIGAYIQNIRQSSERMREMLNTLLSFFRLDNGKEQPNFSPCQISAITHILETEFMPTAMNKGLALTIINQTDTVVLTDKERILQIGNNLLSNAIKFTENGSVSLTTDYTNGMLTLIVEDTGTGMTEEEQQRIFGAFERLSNAAAKDGFGLGLSIVQRIVTMLGGTIRLESEKGKGSCLTVEIPMQTAEEIPERINQAQVHHNHTFHDVVAIDNDEVLLLMLKEMYAQEGIHCDTCTDAAELMELIRKKEYSLLLTDLNMPDINGFELLELLRTSNVGNSRDIPVVVTTASGSCGKEELIEHGFTECLFKPFSISELMEISNKCAMNAAQNEKPDFTSLLSYGNESVMLEKLITETEKEMQAVREAKQRKDLQELDALTHHLRSSWEILRADQPLRELYKKLLHSDGTPDEKTIGNAIKAVLDKGSEIIRLAKEERKKYNNG, from the coding sequence ATGAAATCCTACCGCATACTGGTAGCCGCAGGCTACATTTCCATATTCATCCTGTCACTGCTGGTAGCCTATACCTACCATAACGAACAAAACACATTGGCTCTGTCCGAGGAGGAAAACCGTAAGGCAAGCGAGTTGCGAAAAAACATAAACCGCCTGAACATACGGATTACAGGGCTGTCATTGCTGGGAGAAACCGTATCGGAATGGAAAGAGGGCGATGCAGAACAATACCATCAGCAAAGAATGGTAATTGACAGTACACTGTGTGTCTTCTGCGAGGTGTTCAGTTCGGAACGTGTCGGGATAGACAGCATCCGTGACATATTGGCAAGCAAAGAAGTACAGATGAGGGAGCTGGCGGATATACATTCCCGTCAGAGGACACTCAATAGGCGTATAGCCGATAAAGTGCCGTTCATAGTCCGTCAAAGCGCAAATGAAAGCCCCCGCAAGACTAAACGCAAGGGGTTCTTGGGCATCTTCGGCAAAAAGGAGGAAACAAAACCCTCGGCAACAACCTCGATGCTCTGTTCTCTTAACAACGATGTGATTGCCAAACAAAAAGCCCAGAACCGGATACTTAGCGAACAGACCGACAGCGTTGCCGCACATAATGCAGCCCTAAACAGCCAATTACGTAGGCTTATCCGTCATATCGACAACAATGTTCAGACCGACCTGAAAGAACGAGAAACCGAGATAGCCACCATGCGTAAGAAGTCGTTCAGGCAAATTGGCAGTCTGGCATTATCCATACTTCTGTTATTGCTCGTATTGTTCATAATTATACATAGGGATGCCATCCGAATCAAACGATACCGACTGAAAACATCGGATTTAATCGGACAACTTCAACAGTCTGTTGAACAGAACGAGGCACTGATTGCTTCCCGCAAGAAAGCCGTTCATACCATCACCCATGAATTGCGCACGCCTCTGACGGCAATAACGGGTTATGCCGGACTGATGCAAAAAGATTGCGATGTTGATAAAATCGGGGCGTATATCCAAAACATCCGGCAATCTTCTGAGCGTATGCGTGAAATGCTCAATACGCTGCTAAGTTTCTTCCGCTTGGACAACGGCAAGGAGCAGCCGAATTTCTCTCCTTGCCAAATTTCGGCAATCACGCACATCCTTGAAACGGAGTTTATGCCAACCGCTATGAACAAGGGGCTGGCTCTTACCATAATTAATCAAACTGATACGGTTGTTTTGACTGATAAGGAACGCATCCTGCAAATCGGAAATAATCTGTTGTCCAACGCCATCAAGTTCACGGAGAACGGCAGCGTATCTCTGACAACGGATTACACTAACGGGATGCTGACACTTATCGTCGAAGATACGGGGACGGGCATGACCGAAGAGGAGCAACAACGTATATTCGGTGCATTTGAACGTCTGTCAAACGCCGCTGCAAAAGACGGCTTCGGGCTGGGATTGTCCATCGTGCAGCGTATCGTGACAATGCTCGGCGGCACAATCCGGCTGGAGAGCGAAAAAGGCAAAGGCAGCTGTTTAACTGTGGAAATCCCCATGCAGACAGCCGAGGAAATTCCGGAACGGATAAATCAAGCACAGGTTCATCATAACCATACATTCCACGATGTGGTTGCCATCGACAATGACGAAGTGCTGCTCCTGATGCTGAAAGAAATGTATGCACAGGAAGGGATACACTGCGATACCTGTACCGATGCTGCGGAACTGATGGAACTGATACGAAAAAAGGAATACAGCCTTCTTCTGACGGATCTGAATATGCCGGATATAAACGGTTTCGAGTTGCTGGAACTGTTGCGCACTTCCAACGTTGGCAATTCAAGGGATATCCCGGTAGTCGTGACAACCGCTTCGGGCAGTTGCGGCAAAGAGGAACTTATAGAACATGGATTCACAGAATGCCTGTTCAAGCCGTTCTCTATATCTGAACTGATGGAGATTTCAAATAAATGTGCCATGAATGCGGCACAAAATGAAAAGCCGGATTTCACATCCCTGCTATCCTACGGCAATGAATCCGTCATGCTGGAGAAACTGATTACGGAAACCGAGAAGGAAATGCAGGCGGTTCGGGAGGCGAAACAACGGAAAGACCTTCAGGAGCTGGACGCCCTTACACACCACCTGCGCAGCTCGTGGGAGATACTCCGTGCCGACCAGCCGTTAAGGGAACTATACAAAAAATTGCTTCATAGCGATGGCACGCCTGACGAAAAAACAATTGGTAATGCTATAAAAGCTGTGCTGGATAAGGGTTCGGAGATAATCCGGCTGGCAAAAGAAGAAAGGAAGAAATATAACAATGGATAA